The following are encoded in a window of Methanobrevibacter ruminantium M1 genomic DNA:
- a CDS encoding ATP-binding protein — protein MKEKIFINGRGGCGKSTFISLIAKELSKNNKVLIIDMDEGNLGLNKMLNVDVADTSLMEYYGGRDKIMGEILKVGIKGMVLEKINLKDDAASDSIDILDNMKLSDLPSDYVTWNGNIGFIESGKINDPDEGCACPMGNLTRDFLNHIELQDNEVILVDTSAGIEHIGRGVIESADKLISIVDPSSDAILLANKIGSLSKEASKEYMVILNKIDENTKDLVLEQLDDDISVVGELEYNSHIAQSNLSQKEINLEEVEGEIKEICAKI, from the coding sequence ATGAAAGAAAAAATATTTATCAATGGAAGAGGAGGATGTGGAAAGAGCACATTCATATCATTAATTGCAAAGGAATTGTCAAAAAACAATAAAGTATTAATAATTGATATGGATGAGGGAAACCTCGGATTGAACAAGATGCTTAATGTTGATGTTGCAGACACTTCATTAATGGAATATTATGGTGGAAGAGATAAGATAATGGGTGAAATTTTAAAAGTAGGAATTAAAGGTATGGTTTTAGAAAAAATCAACCTGAAAGATGACGCAGCCTCAGATTCAATAGATATTTTGGATAATATGAAATTATCAGATTTACCTTCCGATTATGTGACATGGAACGGAAATATAGGATTCATTGAATCCGGAAAAATCAACGACCCTGATGAAGGCTGTGCCTGTCCGATGGGAAATCTTACAAGAGACTTCCTAAATCACATTGAATTACAAGACAATGAAGTAATATTGGTCGACACCTCAGCGGGAATAGAACACATTGGAAGAGGAGTAATTGAGTCTGCAGACAAACTCATTTCAATAGTTGACCCGTCAAGCGATGCAATATTGTTGGCAAATAAAATAGGATCATTATCAAAAGAGGCATCCAAAGAATATATGGTAATATTGAATAAAATTGATGAAAATACTAAAGATTTGGTATTGGAACAATTGGATGATGACATATCTGTCGTTGGGGAACTTGAATATAATTCACACATAGCTCAAAGCAACCTTTCCCAAAAAGAAATTAACCTTGAGGAAGTAGAAGGTGAAATTAAGGAAATCTGTGCAAAAATTTAA
- a CDS encoding flavodoxin family protein, with amino-acid sequence MAKYIVINGSTRKGNSYAIANFIKEKIDGDVEIFNIKDKEIGFCQADNACKAKDECIVQDDAYDLINDLEECDGAFIITPIFFGRLPGMVDALIDRFYSKFNPAKEMKAPDESKKIGIVFSYGGGEADYTPVAEHVAFEFGVLRFGAHKNVMCSENNDPKGFESKDDQQSQINELISWVCE; translated from the coding sequence ATGGCAAAATATATCGTTATAAATGGAAGTACAAGAAAAGGAAACTCATATGCAATTGCAAATTTCATCAAAGAAAAAATTGATGGAGACGTTGAAATATTCAATATAAAAGATAAAGAAATCGGATTTTGTCAAGCTGATAATGCTTGTAAGGCAAAAGACGAATGCATAGTTCAAGATGATGCATATGATTTAATCAATGATCTGGAAGAATGTGACGGTGCATTTATTATCACCCCTATTTTCTTTGGAAGGCTTCCTGGAATGGTCGATGCTTTAATTGACAGATTCTATTCCAAATTCAATCCTGCAAAAGAGATGAAAGCACCAGACGAATCAAAAAAAATAGGTATAGTATTCAGCTATGGTGGAGGAGAAGCAGATTACACACCTGTAGCTGAACATGTCGCATTTGAATTTGGAGTATTAAGATTTGGTGCTCACAAAAATGTTATGTGTAGTGAAAACAATGATCCTAAAGGATTTGAAAGTAAAGACGACCAACAAAGCCAAATTAATGAGTTAATTAGTTGGGTTTGTGAGTAG
- a CDS encoding aldo/keto reductase: MKYRTLGKTGEKVSILGFGAMRLPHFETNDQIDVKTSDEILSYGIDNGINIIDTAYSYHANNLSGKGKCEEYIGNFLNEHSYRDEVLLTAKMPSWLIETKEDMEKIFESQMKDLQTDCIDLYMLHSLNEDYWKMYREIGAFEFMDSLLESGKVKHIGFSAHTEMDWIVDIVDDYDKFEFGLTQLNYLDERYQSGREGVEYIHKMGLGTMIMEPLRGGRLIQNIPQDIMDLWDTAEEKRTPLEWAFQYLWNMEEVDTVLSGMNSIQQVKENIEIANKSEINSISKNDLNLIKEVAWEYKQRKGNDCTGCQYCMPCPHGVDVAGCFREYNIAKMLNNPAGSAMHYFSLESDTRADKCIHCDDCLYHCPQMIHISEDLKKVDEFFGRKYDYF; encoded by the coding sequence ATGAAATATAGAACTTTAGGAAAAACTGGAGAAAAAGTTTCCATTTTAGGATTTGGAGCAATGAGATTGCCTCATTTTGAAACTAATGATCAAATTGATGTTAAAACATCTGATGAAATCTTAAGTTATGGAATAGATAATGGAATAAATATTATTGATACTGCTTATTCATATCATGCAAATAACTTATCTGGAAAAGGAAAGTGTGAAGAGTACATTGGAAACTTCCTAAATGAGCATTCTTATAGAGACGAAGTTTTATTGACTGCAAAAATGCCAAGCTGGCTGATAGAGACAAAAGAAGACATGGAAAAAATCTTTGAAAGCCAAATGAAAGATCTTCAAACAGATTGCATTGACTTATACATGCTTCATAGCCTTAATGAAGACTATTGGAAAATGTATAGGGAAATTGGTGCATTTGAATTTATGGACAGTCTTTTAGAAAGTGGAAAAGTAAAGCACATTGGTTTTTCTGCCCATACTGAAATGGATTGGATAGTAGACATTGTAGATGACTATGACAAGTTTGAGTTTGGCCTTACCCAATTGAACTATCTGGACGAGAGATATCAGTCCGGAAGGGAAGGGGTGGAATACATTCACAAGATGGGCCTTGGAACTATGATTATGGAACCTCTTAGAGGAGGACGACTAATCCAGAACATTCCTCAAGACATTATGGACCTTTGGGACACTGCAGAGGAAAAGAGAACTCCTCTTGAATGGGCATTTCAATATCTCTGGAATATGGAAGAAGTCGATACAGTACTCAGCGGAATGAATTCAATCCAACAGGTCAAGGAAAACATTGAGATAGCAAATAAGTCCGAAATAAACTCAATCAGCAAAAATGACTTGAACCTAATCAAGGAAGTTGCATGGGAATATAAGCAAAGAAAGGGAAATGACTGTACAGGATGCCAATACTGCATGCCATGCCCTCACGGAGTGGATGTTGCAGGATGCTTCAGGGAGTACAATATTGCAAAAATGCTGAATAACCCTGCAGGAAGCGCCATGCACTATTTCTCATTGGAAAGCGACACAAGGGCAGACAAATGCATACACTGCGATGACTGCCTATATCATTGCCCACAAATGATTCACATCTCTGAAGACTTAAAGAAGGTAGATGAGTTCTTTGGGCGAAAATACGACTATTTCTAG
- a CDS encoding ABC transporter transmembrane domain-containing protein: protein MKKFLSVALKFQWKTIVFIFALIIIQTFVQMEIIDLFGAALTGVKEQNVDLLFKSGLYMLMYTVISMIAVYVISFLTTRVASKSAYTVREKIFHILMNLPREEIDKFKISGLVTRSTRGMSSEQGFIVMILEQLMLIPVTFVAIVYEIALIDGTYALFFLGFIGVLSAIIIFRMKQIVEIFFRAKKTYGKLNLLFLSKINDIAGRIPFNKQEYEVEFEKACENSYDKNVIYIKSQCYLGPILMWGLYVIVLVTLAMVNSGYTIGFETDSVIDSFIILVYVAYFITTLANIPALIDRWPRAYATSVRLEEVLNIEDKIIKSNTNDNLKEIEIVEEDIAQEAKGIWDERKGISEKFTALLKEDKAKVRISMILLTISTLCMVYAPKVAGKTVDLLASNWNSTNDPAIYISLALLLVLYSVGYLFKLPPKRIMGATGEKVAYDLRVKLFDKLDAVGSDFIQENSKGLVLSRLNNDVMNIREFVSSKFTEIYAQILFIVFVIVLIVMTDFRLSLIYLVILPVYAVCFYVCDVKSKNYYDGHQMQLGRLMSYFERGLSNRDSFHEKGFKKMNQTVIDYYVKSKNVTNFMVPVTTLLTNISKITVYIAGIYFLAGNEIQIGTLLAVIMYGQLLTDPIKKLSSSMATIETSFSSIKRIFAIIDYKNDK from the coding sequence ATGAAAAAGTTTTTGAGTGTTGCATTAAAATTCCAATGGAAAACAATAGTGTTTATTTTCGCATTAATAATCATTCAGACATTCGTTCAAATGGAAATAATTGATTTGTTCGGTGCGGCTTTGACTGGAGTCAAAGAACAGAACGTTGATTTGCTTTTCAAATCAGGATTATATATGTTAATGTATACCGTCATTTCAATGATTGCCGTTTATGTCATCTCTTTTCTCACAACAAGAGTGGCTTCAAAATCAGCATATACTGTCCGTGAGAAAATATTCCATATTCTGATGAACTTGCCTCGTGAGGAAATTGATAAATTTAAAATTTCAGGGCTAGTTACAAGGTCAACCAGAGGTATGTCCTCCGAACAGGGATTTATAGTGATGATACTCGAACAGTTAATGCTTATTCCAGTTACATTCGTAGCAATTGTATATGAAATAGCATTGATTGATGGAACTTATGCATTATTTTTCTTAGGATTTATTGGTGTTCTTTCTGCAATCATAATTTTTAGAATGAAACAGATTGTGGAAATATTTTTCAGAGCTAAAAAGACATATGGTAAACTAAATTTATTATTCTTATCCAAAATCAATGATATAGCTGGCAGGATTCCATTTAACAAACAGGAGTATGAAGTCGAATTTGAAAAGGCATGTGAGAACTCCTATGATAAAAATGTCATCTATATTAAAAGTCAATGTTACCTCGGACCAATATTAATGTGGGGTTTATATGTTATTGTCCTGGTTACATTGGCAATGGTTAATTCAGGATACACCATTGGATTTGAAACTGATAGTGTAATTGATTCATTCATTATTCTGGTATATGTTGCCTACTTCATCACTACTCTAGCTAATATTCCTGCATTAATTGACAGATGGCCACGTGCATATGCCACTTCTGTGCGTTTGGAGGAAGTCTTGAATATTGAAGATAAAATCATAAAATCCAATACAAATGATAATCTGAAGGAAATAGAGATTGTTGAGGAGGATATTGCTCAAGAGGCTAAGGGCATATGGGATGAAAGAAAGGGTATCTCTGAAAAATTCACTGCATTGTTAAAAGAGGATAAGGCCAAAGTAAGAATATCAATGATTTTACTTACGATATCCACATTGTGCATGGTTTATGCCCCAAAAGTTGCCGGAAAAACAGTTGATTTATTGGCTTCCAATTGGAATTCAACTAATGACCCTGCTATCTACATTAGTCTTGCCCTGTTGCTGGTATTGTATTCAGTAGGATATCTGTTTAAATTACCTCCAAAGAGAATCATGGGGGCCACAGGTGAAAAAGTAGCATATGATTTAAGAGTGAAATTATTTGATAAGCTTGATGCTGTTGGTTCCGATTTCATTCAGGAAAATTCAAAGGGTCTTGTTCTATCCAGACTAAACAACGATGTGATGAACATCAGGGAGTTTGTTTCATCTAAATTTACTGAAATTTATGCGCAGATTCTATTTATAGTCTTTGTAATAGTGTTGATTGTGATGACAGACTTCAGGTTGAGCTTAATATACCTTGTGATATTGCCGGTTTATGCCGTTTGCTTTTATGTATGTGATGTCAAATCTAAAAACTATTACGATGGTCATCAAATGCAGTTGGGGAGATTGATGAGCTATTTTGAAAGAGGCCTGTCAAATCGTGATTCATTCCATGAAAAAGGGTTTAAAAAAATGAATCAAACTGTAATTGACTATTATGTCAAATCCAAAAACGTTACTAATTTTATGGTGCCTGTTACAACCCTTTTAACAAATATAAGTAAGATAACTGTTTATATTGCGGGGATTTACTTTTTAGCAGGTAATGAGATTCAGATAGGGACTCTATTGGCAGTTATTATGTATGGGCAATTATTAACAGATCCTATTAAAAAGCTAAGTTCCTCGATGGCCACTATTGAAACTTCATTTTCAAGCATCAAAAGGATATTTGCAATCATTGACTATAAAAACGATAAATAA
- a CDS encoding flavodoxin family protein: MKIAIRYYSKTGNTEKLAEAIGEAIGVAPKTIDEPLNEDVDILFLGNSVYNAGADSKVKEFLKNIDVNVGSIVNVSSAALIESTYKQIKKEAEKCGLNMDDREFHCRGQFKFVHRGHPNEEDINEAVNFAKSIVR; encoded by the coding sequence ATGAAAATTGCAATAAGATATTATTCAAAAACTGGAAATACTGAAAAACTTGCAGAAGCAATAGGTGAAGCTATCGGTGTTGCTCCAAAAACAATAGATGAACCTTTAAACGAAGATGTTGACATATTGTTCTTGGGAAATAGTGTATATAATGCTGGAGCAGATTCAAAAGTCAAGGAATTCCTCAAAAATATTGATGTGAATGTTGGAAGTATTGTTAATGTCTCATCCGCAGCTCTTATCGAATCAACCTATAAGCAAATAAAAAAAGAAGCTGAAAAATGTGGATTAAACATGGATGATAGAGAATTCCATTGCAGAGGACAATTTAAATTCGTTCATAGAGGTCATCCAAACGAAGAAGATATAAACGAAGCCGTAAACTTTGCTAAAAGTATTGTCAGATAG
- a CDS encoding winged helix-turn-helix transcriptional regulator — protein MTIKRKFDKLPPYCQFEKNLNLIKNKWTVYILRDMILGKKYFSDFKEDKPELSNKILTQRLKELEENNIIEKNIKDNETSYHLTEKGHRLQNILYELAIFNLEEEYHGEELEKIKKEFEQLKYGGNQK, from the coding sequence ATGACAATTAAAAGAAAATTTGATAAACTGCCCCCATACTGTCAATTTGAAAAAAATCTGAATCTTATTAAAAACAAATGGACAGTATACATTTTAAGGGACATGATTCTTGGAAAAAAATATTTCAGCGATTTCAAAGAGGACAAGCCTGAACTGTCCAATAAAATCCTAACACAAAGACTTAAGGAACTGGAAGAAAACAACATCATCGAAAAAAACATCAAAGATAATGAAACATCATATCACCTGACTGAAAAAGGCCACAGGCTTCAAAACATATTATACGAACTCGCCATTTTCAATCTTGAAGAGGAATATCATGGAGAGGAACTGGAAAAAATTAAAAAAGAATTTGAACAGTTAAAATATGGGGGAAACCAAAAATGA
- a CDS encoding DMT family transporter: MNNIAYLLLAILFETSATSLLKVAEGFTKPLPTIASIILYILSFYSLSNCLKTAPIGVAYAIWSALGIVLVTIVGIIAFKQTPDWAAILGLLLIIIGVGVLNLFSKMSLH, translated from the coding sequence ATGAATAATATTGCTTATCTTTTACTTGCAATTCTATTTGAAACCAGTGCCACATCACTGTTAAAAGTTGCTGAAGGTTTCACTAAACCATTGCCAACAATAGCATCAATCATATTATACATATTATCATTTTACAGTCTCAGCAACTGCCTAAAAACAGCACCAATAGGAGTTGCATATGCCATTTGGTCAGCATTGGGAATCGTGCTTGTGACAATTGTAGGGATTATCGCTTTCAAACAGACCCCTGATTGGGCTGCTATCCTTGGACTTTTACTTATCATTATAGGTGTAGGGGTGCTAAATCTATTCTCAAAAATGAGCTTACATTAA
- a CDS encoding HesA/MoeB/ThiF family protein translates to MPERYKGFGYWDIATRQMGIVSKSQQTRFKDAKVAVIGCGGIGGETILMLARMGIGELIIVDKDEFDLSNLNRQAMSSIDTLGLSKADVSKEKVRLTNPYTKVTAINEFINEDNVEYFKDCDVILDALDNLYTRVILTRFARENGIPYVHGAIHGTKGQVTVFTKDTKSYEEMFSLPSLGKELGEETKEEISKLTKGVPPVIGPTPNIVGCLEAFEAYKLITGIGEVTYAPKILNFDLLNLESFSVLEL, encoded by the coding sequence GTGCCAGAAAGATATAAAGGATTTGGATACTGGGATATAGCAACCCGTCAAATGGGCATTGTAAGTAAAAGCCAACAGACAAGATTTAAAGATGCTAAAGTAGCAGTCATAGGATGTGGAGGCATTGGAGGAGAAACAATTTTAATGCTTGCACGTATGGGAATAGGAGAATTAATCATTGTAGATAAGGATGAATTTGACTTATCCAACTTAAACAGACAAGCGATGAGTAGCATAGACACATTAGGACTTTCTAAAGCAGATGTTTCAAAAGAAAAAGTAAGATTAACCAACCCATACACAAAAGTAACTGCAATCAACGAATTCATCAATGAGGATAATGTGGAATACTTCAAGGACTGCGATGTAATATTGGATGCATTGGACAATCTCTATACAAGAGTGATCCTAACAAGATTTGCAAGGGAAAACGGCATTCCTTATGTCCATGGAGCAATCCACGGAACAAAAGGACAGGTTACAGTATTTACAAAGGACACCAAGTCCTATGAAGAGATGTTCTCACTTCCATCCCTTGGAAAGGAACTGGGAGAGGAAACAAAAGAGGAAATATCAAAATTAACAAAGGGAGTTCCTCCTGTAATTGGACCTACCCCAAATATAGTGGGGTGCTTGGAAGCATTTGAAGCTTATAAGTTAATTACAGGCATTGGAGAAGTCACCTATGCTCCAAAGATACTTAATTTTGATCTATTAAACTTAGAATCTTTTAGTGTTTTAGAATTATAA
- a CDS encoding sulfite exporter TauE/SafE family protein: MAGLLGIGGGIVITPIQYYLLTSIGCDPKTSLTVTFATGLAVICVTMINSTRKHKQNNLIVKQHLKPMMVFGFVGAILGAVISQYIDVEVLKILFGVICIVSTVFLVLIKSPTSLDNIKTDAGLFYSIAFACGLASGLIGPAGGAFIIPIFVAYLRYPITNTIGTTSALSIATTLAGVICYIVLGWGVQGLPDFSLGYVNLLQFVFLTITSIIVSGYAANLSKKINPTKLKALQVIVISYIGLQMMGVFDIILSII, from the coding sequence ATGGCAGGCCTTTTGGGGATTGGCGGTGGAATTGTAATCACTCCAATCCAATATTATCTTTTAACCTCAATTGGATGTGATCCTAAAACGTCCCTAACGGTTACCTTTGCAACAGGTCTTGCAGTTATCTGTGTCACGATGATAAACAGTACACGAAAGCACAAACAAAACAATCTAATAGTAAAACAGCACCTAAAACCAATGATGGTCTTTGGTTTTGTAGGTGCCATTCTGGGTGCAGTCATATCTCAATACATAGATGTTGAGGTTTTAAAGATTTTGTTTGGTGTAATATGTATAGTATCAACAGTATTTTTAGTTTTAATAAAATCTCCTACCTCTTTAGATAATATTAAAACTGATGCAGGATTATTTTACTCTATTGCATTTGCATGTGGTCTTGCAAGCGGATTGATAGGTCCCGCAGGAGGAGCATTTATCATACCGATTTTCGTGGCATATTTGAGATATCCAATAACAAATACTATCGGAACAACTTCAGCATTAAGCATCGCAACCACACTTGCAGGGGTAATCTGTTATATTGTTTTAGGTTGGGGTGTTCAAGGATTGCCGGATTTTTCATTAGGTTATGTCAACTTGCTTCAATTCGTATTTTTAACAATAACTAGCATTATTGTATCCGGATATGCTGCTAACCTATCTAAAAAAATCAATCCTACAAAATTAAAAGCGCTGCAGGTAATCGTAATATCATATATTGGCCTTCAAATGATGGGTGTATTCGACATAATATTAAGCATAATATAA
- a CDS encoding transposase, giving the protein MVKRIPDEEQIKLGIRTLDFNIPEDHISRFVVDFIDEYYPLLGIKENKKKKGRDSFPVKEMLKLLIYAKIEHIDSMRFLADMVKYHDVYKFVGNGICPSERSLQRYREKYGKYYNELLKATLKKASDVDYTDFNEVSIDGTIKKAYNSKNKVITEKETEILTRYFEGGRVSQEELDKLHKPAREILENKKISNQEKLYLLDDIKTQFTLSGQKSVPVTDIEARWMKSKKGNSQISYNIQSAVDYDTKMICAINVVQAPTDHYQLPKIVDKAINNTNVIPRFVLADTIYLNEESLSYLADNQINGVIPDRKQSKEKIGRLNKNPYHKDHFKYFPEIDAFECPEGQIMYFFNKYTEKNDDLDKPDKIKRLYSNYGACKACNCRENCLSSTQTHRTITEYGGSLKKAMWEKMETEEYKEEYAKRSSVEGPFGILKEQFHIESEVVIGKTKTEERILLDAVAYNLIRLFNLEQEIKNDKEDIVDFCEKISVQEKLEVRATIF; this is encoded by the coding sequence ATGGTTAAAAGAATTCCTGATGAAGAACAAATAAAATTAGGCATTAGAACTTTAGATTTTAACATTCCAGAGGATCATATTTCTCGTTTTGTTGTGGATTTCATTGACGAATATTATCCTCTTTTAGGAATCAAAGAAAATAAAAAGAAGAAAGGGCGTGACAGTTTTCCTGTGAAAGAGATGTTAAAATTGCTTATTTATGCTAAAATCGAGCATATTGATAGTATGAGATTCTTAGCAGACATGGTAAAATATCATGACGTATATAAATTCGTTGGAAATGGAATTTGTCCTTCAGAACGATCATTACAACGATACAGAGAAAAATACGGCAAATATTACAATGAATTGTTAAAAGCAACCTTAAAAAAAGCTTCAGATGTGGATTACACTGATTTCAACGAAGTTTCCATTGACGGAACCATCAAAAAAGCATACAATTCAAAAAATAAAGTGATCACAGAAAAAGAAACTGAAATATTAACCCGTTACTTCGAAGGAGGCCGTGTAAGTCAGGAAGAGCTAGATAAACTCCATAAACCGGCCCGAGAGATTCTTGAAAATAAAAAAATCAGCAACCAAGAAAAATTATACCTCTTGGATGACATTAAAACACAATTCACACTGTCTGGTCAAAAATCAGTGCCAGTAACCGACATAGAAGCACGTTGGATGAAAAGCAAGAAAGGAAACTCACAAATAAGCTATAATATCCAATCTGCAGTCGATTACGATACAAAAATGATTTGTGCAATAAACGTCGTACAAGCCCCTACAGACCATTACCAATTGCCAAAAATCGTAGATAAGGCAATAAACAACACAAACGTAATACCAAGATTCGTATTGGCAGATACAATCTATCTGAATGAAGAAAGCTTATCATATCTTGCAGATAATCAAATAAATGGAGTTATACCAGATAGAAAGCAATCCAAGGAAAAAATCGGAAGATTGAACAAGAACCCATATCACAAGGATCACTTCAAATACTTCCCTGAAATTGATGCATTTGAATGTCCAGAAGGCCAAATAATGTATTTTTTCAACAAATACACTGAAAAAAATGATGATTTGGACAAGCCAGACAAAATTAAGCGTTTATATTCCAATTATGGTGCTTGTAAGGCTTGCAATTGCCGTGAAAACTGCCTTTCATCCACCCAAACCCACAGAACAATCACCGAATATGGCGGAAGTTTAAAGAAAGCAATGTGGGAAAAAATGGAAACAGAGGAATATAAGGAAGAATATGCAAAAAGGTCATCTGTCGAAGGACCTTTTGGCATTTTAAAGGAACAATTCCATATAGAAAGCGAAGTAGTGATAGGAAAAACAAAGACAGAAGAAAGAATACTATTAGATGCCGTGGCTTATAATTTAATACGATTATTTAACTTAGAACAAGAAATAAAAAATGATAAAGAAGATATAGTTGATTTCTGTGAGAAAATTTCTGTCCAAGAGAAATTAGAGGTCAGAGCAACCATATTTTAA
- a CDS encoding winged helix-turn-helix domain-containing protein: MSESDEIIKRLDRIENELITIKENNYNQNLQTAIESIRDTYSNSIKKNFADNLGEKCSEFYLPNCKNEECKQFIVQEFKELFLNTQETDLNKLNEQLDEKFYSVCGVECSPCYNNFKEYFFEELKMINSINVSYELNENEPIEKLDVDMLISDVFEPLSSKQRVIIIESLYVENKSYTQLSHLTKLRGGNLLFHLEKLQDAGLISQKQDRGEYLLTKKGYTTLSLINQFQKLM; the protein is encoded by the coding sequence ATGAGTGAAAGTGATGAAATAATCAAAAGACTGGACAGAATAGAAAATGAATTGATTACAATAAAAGAAAATAATTACAATCAAAACCTTCAAACTGCCATTGAAAGCATTAGGGACACCTACTCTAATTCAATCAAGAAAAATTTTGCAGACAATCTGGGGGAGAAGTGTAGTGAATTTTATCTCCCAAATTGCAAAAATGAAGAGTGCAAACAATTTATAGTCCAAGAGTTCAAAGAACTTTTTTTAAATACTCAAGAAACAGACCTCAACAAACTTAATGAACAGCTGGATGAAAAATTTTATTCTGTATGTGGCGTAGAATGTAGTCCATGCTACAATAACTTTAAGGAATACTTCTTTGAAGAGTTGAAGATGATCAATTCCATTAATGTGTCATATGAACTTAATGAAAATGAACCGATTGAAAAGTTGGATGTGGATATGTTAATTTCCGATGTATTTGAACCGTTATCGAGCAAGCAAAGGGTTATCATAATAGAATCGTTATATGTAGAAAACAAATCATATACTCAACTTTCACATTTAACTAAATTAAGGGGAGGAAACCTACTGTTCCACCTTGAAAAACTACAGGATGCAGGTTTAATCTCACAAAAACAAGACCGTGGCGAATACCTGCTCACAAAAAAAGGTTATACAACTTTGTCCTTAATAAATCAATTTCAAAAATTAATGTAA
- a CDS encoding 4Fe-4S binding protein — protein MYKVWKNCIGCGECAKACDFNLIQTFDDYILMDIEKCRHCSKCVETCQNNVFTKSVIFKHFLYLLYYKIKKS, from the coding sequence ATGTATAAGGTATGGAAAAATTGTATTGGTTGTGGGGAATGTGCAAAGGCATGTGATTTTAATCTGATTCAAACATTTGATGATTATATTCTGATGGATATTGAAAAGTGCAGGCATTGCTCAAAATGTGTAGAAACTTGTCAAAACAATGTTTTTACAAAATCAGTTATTTTTAAACACTTTTTATATCTATTATATTATAAGATTAAAAAATCTTAG